One genomic window of Cannabis sativa cultivar Pink pepper isolate KNU-18-1 chromosome 2, ASM2916894v1, whole genome shotgun sequence includes the following:
- the LOC115721207 gene encoding UDP-glycosyltransferase 87A1, translated as MGTLQTVQPTTDCHVVAMPYPGRGHINPLMNICKELVSRNARLLVTFVITEEWLGLLGSDPKPDRVRFRTVPNVIPSEHGRAKNFSGFFQSVTNNLKAPFEELLDRLDTPVNVIIADTYLIWMTDVGNRRNIPVASLWPMSASVFSVFRHFDLVEQNGHFPIDLSVRGHEIVDYIPGIPTIRVEDLPTIFEGEGRKVLKWAKEATSKVSKAQFLLSTSVYELESQVFDALKAKFPFPVYPLGPSIPHSQLQTCSNYSDTADYFKWLDSQPQGSVLYISLGSFLSVSAAQLDEIVAGIRGSGTRYLWVARDNVSMIKEYGTDDDDELGFVVPWCDQLRVLCHASIGGFWTHCGWNSTLEAVYSGVPMLTCPIFWDQVPDSKQIVEDWKIGYNVIKKGGTTMSSRTTDDDDQGLVKREKIAELVKKFMNKESSDGKVMSKRVKEIQEVCRKAIAKGGSSDSNFDAFIRNISHGPNISKLN; from the exons ATGGGTACTCTACAAACTGTTCAGCCAACAACCGATTGCCACGTGGTGGCGATGCCTTATCCGGGCAGAGGACATATCAATCCCTTGATGAACATCTGCAAGGAGCTCGTCTCACGAAATGCCCGATTACTCGTCACATTCGTAATCACCGAAGAGTGGCTCGGCCTCCTCGGGTCGGATCCGAAACCCGACAGAGTCCGATTCCGCACAGTGCCGAACGTCATACCATCTGAGCATGGTCGAGCGAAGAACTTCTCAGGCTTCTTTCAATCCGTCACCAACAACTTGAAAGCTCCCTTTGAGGAGCTCCTCGATCGCCTCGACACTCCAGTCAACGTCATCATAGCCGACACCTACTTGATTTGGATGACCGACGTCGGAAACCGGAGGAACATTCCTGTGGCTTCGCTTTGGCCCATGTCGGCCTCCGTGTTTTCGGTCTTCCGTCATTTTGATCTTGTGGAGCAAAACGGTCATTTCCCAATCGACCTATCAG TGCGTGGACATGAAATTGTGGATTACATCCCCGGGATTCCTACGATTCGCGTTGAAGATCTTCCCACAATATTCGAAGGGGAAGGTCGAAAGGTGTTAAAATGGGCCAAGGAGGCTACTAGTAAGGTTTCCAAGGCACAGTTCTTGTTGTCCACCTCAGTTTACGAGCTTGAATCCCAAGTCTTTGACGCTTTAAAGGCCAAGTTTCCATTCCCAGTGTACCCACTCGGACCCAGCATACCTCACTCACAGCTCCAAACTTGCTCTAATTATTCTGATACAGCTGATTATTTCAAATGGCTAGATTCTCAGCCTCAAGGCTCTGTCTTATACATCTCTCTGGGGAGTTTTCTCTCAGTTTCAGCTGCCCAATTGGACGAAATCGTGGCTGGAATACGGGGCAGTGGCACGAGGTACTTGTGGGTGGCACGTGACAATGTCTCAATGATCAAAGAATATGgtactgatgatgatgatgagcttGGGTTTGTGGTGCCATGGTGTGATCAATTGAGGGTGTTGTGTCATGCTTCTATTGGTGGGTTTTGGACTCACTGTGGGTGGAATTCTACTTTGGAAGCCGTTTACTCTGGAGTGCCTATGCTGACTTGTCCTATATTTTGGGACCAAGTCCCAGATAGCAAACAAATTGTTGAAGATTGGAAAATTGGGTATAATGTAATAAAGAAAGGTGGGACGACTATGAGTAGTAGAACTACCGATGATGATGATCAGGGTTTggtgaaaagagaaaaaatagcaGAGCTTGTTAAGAAGTTTATGAATAAAGAGAGTAGTGATGGTAAAGTGATGAGTAAAAGAGTGAAGGAAATTCAAGAAGTATGTCGTAAAGCAATAGCCAAAGGTGGATCGTCTGACTCAAACTTTGATGCTTTTATCAGGAACATTTCCCATGGTCCTAACATCAGTAAGCTAAATTAG
- the LOC115720118 gene encoding uncharacterized protein LOC115720118 gives MEEKGWDVEIIEDMFEERDAQLILSIQLSDLITVDSWHWMMEHSGFYSVKSAYNYLQSSSGSWLHFDDDSYWKRLWKIEVPSKVLHFLWKACSGSLPTKFSSWFFSLLDSKQSEVIVDAAMISWSIWKIRNEVFWQNKNCTALGVVQSARKALDQWHVAIKNAAATFATGVLSNSNIWRRPLSGKIKVNVDGAIFETQRMFGFGCVARDHMGQLLEAISDSKIGVVLPEIAEVVGMKEALSWIKRKGWEDVFIETDSLMVVQAINSSVHMPSYFGLLVEDCRLILSSLKNVFISFAYRSANKAAHSLARASCSLSSCLFNERSAPLFLKNIVMAEAIP, from the exons ATGGAAGAGAAAGGGTGGGATGTTGAGATCATTGAAGACATGTTTGAAGAACGTGATGCTCAGCTGATTTTGAGTATCCAGTTGAGTGATTTAATAACCGTGGACTCGTGGCATTGGATGATGGAACATTCGGGGTTTTATTCCGTCAAAAGTGCTTATAATTATCTTCAATCTTCAAGTGGTAGTTGGCTTCATTTTGATGATGACAGTTACTGGAAAAGACTATGGAAGATTGAGGTTCCTTCGAAGGTTCTTCACTTTTTGTGGAAGGCTTGTTCGGGTTCTCTTCCAACGAAG TTTAGCAGCTGGTTTTTCAGCCTTTTGGACAGCAAGCAATCTGAGGTGATAGTCGATGCTGCAATGATTTCATGGAGCATATGGAAGATTCGTAATGAAGTCTTCTGGCAGAACAAAAATTGTACAGCGTTAGGTGTAGTTCAGTCGGCAAGGAAGGCTCTTGATCAATGGCACGTTGCAATCAAGAACGCAGCAGCTACATTTGCTACTGGTGTTCTCTCTAACAGCAACATTTGGCGCAGACCTTTGAGTGGTAAGATCAAGGTAAATGTTGACGGTGCTATCTTTGAAACTCAACGAATGTTTGGTTTTGGTTGTGTGGCGCGTGATCATATGGGTCAGCTTTTAGAAGCAATCTCGGATTCGAAAATTGGTGTGGTGTTGCCTGAAATTGCTGAAGTTGTTGGTATGAAGGAAGCTTTAAGCTGGATTAAGAGAAAAGGGTGGGAGGATGTGTTCATAGAGACGGATTCGCTAATGGTTGTTCAAGCAATAAATAGTTCAGTTCATATGCCTTCTTACTTTGGTTTATTGGTGGAGGATTGTCGCTTGATTTTGTCCTCTTTAAAGAATGTTTTTATTTCCTTTGCGTATCGATCTGCTAATAAGGCGGCCCATTCTCTTGCTCGGGCGTCTTGTTCTTTGTCAAGTTGTTTGTTTAATGAGCGGAGTGCTCCTTTATTTTTAAAGAACATTGTAATGGCTGAGGCTATtccttaa